In Chitinophagaceae bacterium C216, the genomic stretch AAAGCATCCGTAGCTATTTATTGTGTCTGCTCTCTAAAACTCTGATCACATCCTGCAATGTAAACCCTTTGGCTTGGAGTAATACAAGATAGTGAAACATAAGATCGGCAGCCTCTCCCAGGAAAAGATCTTTATTATTGTCTTTAGCCTCAATAACAATTTCTACGGCTTCTTCACCCACTTTCTGTGCAATTTTGTTAATGCCTTTTGCAAACAGAGAGGCTGTGTAAGATTTTTCTAAGGGATTGTTTTTACGGTCGATAATGACTTTTTCCAATTGTTGCAAAGAAAAAGTGTCATTCGCCTTGCCAAAACAGCTGATATCTCCGGTGTGACAGGTGGGACCTTGCGGTACCGCCTTAATTAGTAAAGTATCCTGATCGCAGTCGAGTAATATTTCTTTTACTAGAAGAAAATTACCTGAAGTTTCGCCCTTAGTCCATAAACGTTGTTTGCTACGGCTATAAAAAGTTACTTTGCCTTCAGCTTGAGTTTTATTATACGCTTCTTCGTTCATAAAACCCAACATTAGTACTTCAAGCGTGTCTACATCCTGAATGATGACGGGGATAAGTCCGTCTGCATATTTAGAAAAATCTGGTGTCATAATACTATTAAAGTTTTATTTAGCTTTTCAGCTTATTACTATAAACGTACCGATATATTTTTTGAGTGTAAGTATTCTTTTAATGCACGAATCTCCACTTCTTTAAAGTGAAAAATACTTGCTGCTAAAGCCGCATCAGCGTGTCCTTGGGTAAACACTTCTTCAAAATGTTCGATAGTACCCGCGCCACCTGAAGCAATTACAGGAATATTTACCGACTGGCTGATAGTAGCAGTAATGTCCACCGCAAATCCTGCTTTGGTACCGTCATTCTCCATGGAAGTCAACAATATTTCGCCTGCTCCCAAATTGTAGCATTCCTTTACCCACTCCGTAGCCACCAGCGGGGTAGGCGTGCGGCCTCCGTGGGTTACTACTTTCCATATGCCATCGATAATCTTGATGTCAATAGCTACTACTACACACTGGCTACCGAAGTTTTTGGCAAGAGCACTGATGAGTTGCGGGTTCCTAACGGCTGAAGTGTTCACGGATATTTTGTCAGCACCATTCTCTAATAGCACTGATACATCTTCTACCGTATTAATACCACCACCCACTGTAAAGGGTATGTTGATATGTGTAGCAATATTTCGTACTAGTGTAGCTAGAGTCTTGCGCTTATCTACAGTGGCGGTAATGTCCAGAAATACTAGCTCGTCTGCTCCTTCCTGGCTATATCGAATGGCCAATTCTACCGGATCACCGGCATCGCGCAGGTCTACGAAATTGGTGCCTTTTACAGTACGTCCGTCTTTAATATCCAAACAAGGTATGATACGTTTTGCCAGCATTTAAAAATCAGATTTCAAGTCAGCAATATTAATTTTCCCTTCGTAAATAGCTTTCCCTACAATGGCTCCATAGCATCCGGCAGCTTTTAGGTCTTCTAGATCTTTCAGGGAACTTACGCCACCACTTGCAATCAGCTGAATGTTGCTAATCTCGCTTAGTACTTTTTTATACAAGTCAAGAGCACTGCCTTGCAATAACCCATCTCTACTGATATCAGTACAGAAAAACTGCTGAATACCTTTCTTACTATAGTTACTGATAAAGTCGATAATATGGATATCCGTAGCCTCAGTCCACCCTTTAACCTGAATTTTTTCATCTAACACATCTGCTCCCAGAATAAATTTATCTGCTCCATAGCGGGCGACCCATTGCATCAGTAATAATTCATTTTTTACCGCAATACTACCGATAGCTGCATATGTGGCACCAGAATTAAAAGCGATCTCTACGCTTTTATCACTGCTGATACCGCCGCTGAAATCAATTTTTAATGAAGTTTTACCGGCAATTTGTTCTAATACTTTCCAGTTTTTTACTTCACCGGCTTTGGCGCCATCCAGATCTACGAGATGCAGTCGCTCGAGACCGGCATCTTCAAATCTTTTTGCTACCTCCAGTGGGCGTTCGTTATACACTTTCTTCTGACTATAGTCTCCTTTACTAAGACGTACGCACTTGCCTTCTATAATATCTATTGCAGGAATGATTTGCATTTTCAATTGTTTTAATCAGTCTTAGGACTTATTAGTCTTCTTATATTTAACTTTTATAATGCAAGGAAGTTTTTTAATATCTGTTCTCCGGTTTCAGCACTTTTCTCGGGGTGGAACTGTACCCCGTAAAAATTGTCTTTGTTCAGCGCGCAACTAAACTCAATGCCGTAGTGCGTCGTTGCGATGGAACTTTCATTTATTTCAGCATAATAGCTGTGCACAAAATAGCAATAGCTGCCATCCTTTACATTTCTAAAAAGCGGATTATCGGTTATGGAAATATTGTTCCAGCCGATTTGGGGTATCTTCAAAGGATTGGCCAGGTCTGTGTTTGTAAAACGTTTAACCTGTGTGTTGAAGATGCCTAGACATTCCGTATTGTTTTCCTCACTGTAATTGCAAAGCAATTGCATACCCAGGCAGATGCCCAACAGCGGCTGCTTGGCGGATGTGATGACTTTATCCAGACTCCTTTGTTTTAGGTAATTCATAGCCGTGCTTGCTTCGCCTACACCGGGAAAAATAATTTTATCGGCGGATAAAATTTGCTCCTTATCATCGGTAACCACCGCTGTCACGCCCAATCGTTCCAATGCAAAAAGTACTGACTGGATATTGCCGGCATTATATTTTACAATAACAACGTTCATAAATCTTTTACTTATTGATCCTTTTTAAAGCACCCCTTTGGTACTGGGCAACTGTTCATTGCCGGGAGTTCTTTTGATAGCCATTTTGATCGCTTTGGCAAGCCCTTTGAAGATAGCCTCAATCTTATGATGCTCGTTATCACCTTCTGCTTTAATGTTTAAATTACACTTTGCCGCATCACTGAATGATTTAAAGAAATGATAAAACATCTCCGTTGGCATTTCTCCAATTTTTTCGCGTTTGAATGATGCATCCCATACCAGCCAAGGCCTACCACCAAAATCGATTGCGACTTGTGCTAGGCAGTCATCCATAGGTAATAAGAAACCGTAACGCTCAATACCCTTTTTATTGCCGAGCGCCAGATGAAAGGCTTCGCCTAATGCAATAGCTGTATCTTCAATTGTATGATGTTCATCTATGTGTAAATCTCCTTTGGTAACTATTTTGAGGTCGATACCACTATGTCTTCCTAGTTGATGCAACATGTGATCGAAAAAACCTAATCCCGTTTCAATTTCACAAATGCCAGTACCATCGAGATTGATTTCAATATCAATCTTCGTTTCGTTAGTGTATCGGCTGTGCTTAACTCTTCTTGCCTTCAACTGCAAATAAGCATAGATGTCTTCCCAGCTTTTTGTTTTCAGTGCAATTGTTTGTTCCAATTCTTTCAGGCTGTCTGAAATTTCTCCGGCACCGAGATTTTCATCTAGGTTCAGCCAGATGCCCTTACAGCCTAGGTTTTTAGCCAATTGTATATCTGTAATACGGTCACCGATTACAAAAGACCCTGCTAAATCGTATTCAGGATTATTGATGTATTTGGTCAGCAATCCAGTGTTCGGTTTTCTGGTAGACGCATTTTCTTCGGGGAAGGTTTTATCTATTAGCACTTCTGAAAAATGAATGCCCTCATTCTCCAGATTACGCATAATAAGGTTGTGGTAAGGCCAGAAGGTTTCTTCAGGAAATTTATCAGTACCCAGACCATCCTGATTGGTAACCATCACCAGCTCAAAATCCATTTCCCGCGCTATTTTTCCCATCCAGGTAAACATCCCCGGGTAGAATGTAATTTTTTCGATGGAGTCCAGCTGATAG encodes the following:
- the hisF gene encoding Imidazole glycerol phosphate synthase subunit HisF, producing the protein MLAKRIIPCLDIKDGRTVKGTNFVDLRDAGDPVELAIRYSQEGADELVFLDITATVDKRKTLATLVRNIATHINIPFTVGGGINTVEDVSVLLENGADKISVNTSAVRNPQLISALAKNFGSQCVVVAIDIKIIDGIWKVVTHGGRTPTPLVATEWVKECYNLGAGEILLTSMENDGTKAGFAVDITATISQSVNIPVIASGGAGTIEHFEEVFTQGHADAALAASIFHFKEVEIRALKEYLHSKNISVRL
- the hisA gene encoding 1-(5-phosphoribosyl)-5-[(5-phosphoribosylamino)methylideneamino] imidazole-4-carboxamide isomerase; translation: MQIIPAIDIIEGKCVRLSKGDYSQKKVYNERPLEVAKRFEDAGLERLHLVDLDGAKAGEVKNWKVLEQIAGKTSLKIDFSGGISSDKSVEIAFNSGATYAAIGSIAVKNELLLMQWVARYGADKFILGADVLDEKIQVKGWTEATDIHIIDFISNYSKKGIQQFFCTDISRDGLLQGSALDLYKKVLSEISNIQLIASGGVSSLKDLEDLKAAGCYGAIVGKAIYEGKINIADLKSDF
- the hisH gene encoding Imidazole glycerol phosphate synthase subunit HisH; its protein translation is MNVVIVKYNAGNIQSVLFALERLGVTAVVTDDKEQILSADKIIFPGVGEASTAMNYLKQRSLDKVITSAKQPLLGICLGMQLLCNYSEENNTECLGIFNTQVKRFTNTDLANPLKIPQIGWNNISITDNPLFRNVKDGSYCYFVHSYYAEINESSIATTHYGIEFSCALNKDNFYGVQFHPEKSAETGEQILKNFLAL
- the hisB gene encoding Histidine biosynthesis bifunctional protein HisB — its product is MKKVLFIDRDGTLVNEAPPTYQLDSIEKITFYPGMFTWMGKIAREMDFELVMVTNQDGLGTDKFPEETFWPYHNLIMRNLENEGIHFSEVLIDKTFPEENASTRKPNTGLLTKYINNPEYDLAGSFVIGDRITDIQLAKNLGCKGIWLNLDENLGAGEISDSLKELEQTIALKTKSWEDIYAYLQLKARRVKHSRYTNETKIDIEINLDGTGICEIETGLGFFDHMLHQLGRHSGIDLKIVTKGDLHIDEHHTIEDTAIALGEAFHLALGNKKGIERYGFLLPMDDCLAQVAIDFGGRPWLVWDASFKREKIGEMPTEMFYHFFKSFSDAAKCNLNIKAEGDNEHHKIEAIFKGLAKAIKMAIKRTPGNEQLPSTKGVL
- the hisI gene encoding Histidine biosynthesis bifunctional protein HisIE, whose protein sequence is MTPDFSKYADGLIPVIIQDVDTLEVLMLGFMNEEAYNKTQAEGKVTFYSRSKQRLWTKGETSGNFLLVKEILLDCDQDTLLIKAVPQGPTCHTGDISCFGKANDTFSLQQLEKVIIDRKNNPLEKSYTASLFAKGINKIAQKVGEEAVEIVIEAKDNNKDLFLGEAADLMFHYLVLLQAKGFTLQDVIRVLESRHNK